A stretch of Plesiomonas shigelloides DNA encodes these proteins:
- a CDS encoding YcgJ family protein, with protein sequence MNPFIILLSVVISGAAILDSLVFTAPDIFIPEEGVVCDKPKAFCATQQGISKNKTLSHFHVERKNVNSQTAWDSLLHANQRGVIEFSDGTYCYLKEKTCQPVSFSAWYIQNSLFNRTNNLP encoded by the coding sequence ATGAATCCCTTCATCATTTTACTTTCAGTCGTCATCAGTGGAGCCGCAATACTGGACTCTCTGGTTTTTACCGCGCCGGATATCTTTATTCCGGAAGAGGGTGTTGTCTGTGATAAACCGAAAGCATTTTGTGCCACGCAGCAGGGAATATCAAAAAATAAGACGTTAAGTCATTTTCATGTGGAGCGTAAAAATGTAAACAGCCAAACCGCATGGGATAGTCTGTTACATGCCAATCAACGTGGTGTTATTGAGTTTTCTGACGGAACGTATTGTTATTTAAAGGAAAAAACATGCCAGCCGGTATCTTTTAGCGCATGGTATATCCAAAATAGCTTATTTAACCGAACCAA
- the gloA gene encoding lactoylglutathione lyase: MRILHTMLRVGDMQRSIEFYTKVLGMKLLRTSDNEEYKYSLAFVGFGDESSGAVIELTYNWGVSEYEMGTAFGHIALGVDDVAATCEAIKQAGGKVVREAGPVKGGSTIIAFVEDPDGYKIELIQNKQASQGLG; encoded by the coding sequence ATGCGCATTCTGCATACCATGTTACGTGTTGGCGACATGCAGCGCTCTATTGAGTTCTACACCAAGGTTCTCGGCATGAAACTGCTGCGTACTAGCGATAACGAAGAATATAAGTACTCACTGGCCTTCGTCGGCTTTGGTGATGAGAGCTCAGGTGCTGTGATTGAGCTGACTTATAACTGGGGTGTTAGCGAATACGAGATGGGTACGGCGTTTGGCCATATCGCACTGGGCGTTGATGATGTCGCAGCCACTTGTGAGGCTATCAAGCAAGCTGGCGGTAAAGTCGTGCGTGAAGCAGGCCCTGTCAAAGGCGGCAGCACCATCATTGCGTTTGTTGAAGATCCGGATGGCTATAAGATCGAACTGATCCAAAACAAGCAGGCCAGCCAAGGTTTAGGCTGA